The following are from one region of the Nocardioides marmotae genome:
- a CDS encoding Dps family protein, whose translation MTKKLRYTVPGMSESDAQRVIELLQGRLDATNDLHLTLKHIHWNVVGPHFIAVHEMLDPQVEAIRGFADELAERIATLGGSPVGTPGRLVKSRTWDEYSIGRATTQEHLGALDLVYTGVIEDYRKGFEELGELDPVTEDMFVSQTTQLELFHWFVRAHLEDKGGNLSTAGATTEAEAAKAAG comes from the coding sequence ATGACCAAGAAGCTCCGCTACACGGTTCCCGGCATGAGCGAGTCCGACGCCCAGCGCGTCATCGAGCTGCTCCAGGGCCGGCTCGACGCCACCAACGACCTGCACCTGACGCTCAAGCACATCCACTGGAACGTCGTCGGTCCGCACTTCATCGCCGTCCACGAGATGCTCGACCCGCAGGTCGAGGCGATCCGCGGCTTCGCCGACGAGCTCGCCGAGCGCATCGCGACCCTCGGTGGCTCGCCGGTCGGCACGCCAGGCCGGCTCGTGAAGAGCCGGACGTGGGACGAGTACTCCATCGGACGCGCCACGACCCAGGAGCACCTCGGCGCCCTCGACCTCGTCTACACCGGTGTGATCGAGGACTACCGCAAGGGCTTCGAGGAGCTCGGCGAGCTCGACCCGGTCACCGAGGACATGTTCGTCAGCCAGACCACCCAGCTGGAGCTGTTCCACTGGTTCGTCCGGGCGCACCTCGAGGACAAGGGCGGCAACCTCAGCACCGCCGGCGCCACGACCGAGGCCGAGGCGGCCAAGGCCGCCGGCTGA
- a CDS encoding sulfite exporter TauE/SafE family protein: MLAVPLVLALPVGVLVGAVGVGGLLLPAALAGPGGLDPHQAAATSSWAFLFTGVVALVVLARTGRLHRGAAGPLALGAVPGAVAGALVGGALPGVVLVLLLAAVTLGSGLHHLLGPRPVVRHRALPPLALLGVGVVVGLGSAMTGTGGPVLLVPVLLALGVDLLEAIALGQLVQLPIVSSAVVGFWPEGYVDVRLGTVLGVLAAAGAVLGLALARRVPAAGLRRATSVVLVATGAYLVASVAL, encoded by the coding sequence GTGCTCGCCGTCCCGCTCGTCCTCGCCCTCCCCGTCGGGGTGCTGGTCGGCGCGGTCGGTGTCGGCGGGCTCCTGCTGCCCGCCGCGCTCGCCGGCCCCGGCGGGCTCGACCCGCACCAGGCGGCGGCGACCAGCTCGTGGGCGTTCCTGTTCACCGGCGTCGTCGCCCTGGTCGTGCTCGCCCGCACCGGCCGCCTGCACCGCGGCGCCGCCGGCCCGCTCGCCCTCGGGGCCGTCCCCGGCGCGGTCGCGGGCGCGCTGGTCGGGGGCGCGCTCCCGGGGGTCGTGCTCGTCCTGCTGCTGGCGGCGGTGACCCTCGGCTCGGGCCTGCACCACCTCCTCGGCCCGCGACCCGTCGTACGCCACCGCGCCCTGCCGCCCCTCGCGCTCCTCGGCGTCGGCGTGGTGGTCGGGCTCGGGTCGGCGATGACCGGGACCGGCGGGCCGGTGCTGCTCGTGCCGGTGCTGCTGGCGCTCGGGGTCGACCTGCTCGAGGCGATCGCGCTGGGCCAGCTCGTGCAGCTGCCGATCGTCTCCTCCGCCGTCGTCGGCTTCTGGCCGGAGGGGTACGTCGACGTCCGGCTCGGCACCGTGCTCGGGGTGCTCGCCGCGGCCGGCGCGGTCCTCGGGCTGGCGCTCGCGCGCCGGGTGCCGGCGGCCGGCCTGCGGCGCGCGACGAGCGTCGTGCTGGTCGCCACCGGGGCCTACCTGGTGGCCTCGGTCGCCCTCTGA